A DNA window from Zonotrichia albicollis isolate bZonAlb1 chromosome 2, bZonAlb1.hap1, whole genome shotgun sequence contains the following coding sequences:
- the SLC46A3 gene encoding lysosomal proton-coupled steroid conjugate and bile acid symporter SLC46A3 isoform X1 → MRKVLCVEPVIFCYVFAFSLTTPLVQQFIYRRLWEQEYNSTFISDSNASHCEQNKSSPAYIKQKEVQEKASVFIMQLDLTRAIPSLIVAFVVVANGDRQGHKRSLVLPSMGALISSISFTAISYFSLSLSVLFAFAFISGLFGSIATFLGGGFAYIAEECHDEKQKTTRIAVVDLIFGVVSGLAGLSSGYFLRGIGFAWTFVIASLLHVINIIYIVFFLENTIGVSQFQHEAPVSWKDLLRETFSGVYMLFQTAPYKKRILIIVLLFTFMTYLFTVLGGTSLFTLYELDEPLCWNEVYIGYGAAASTSVSLTSFLGVYLFSKCLKDIYIVFIGMCSYIGGMIMAAFAKTTLLMFLVRVPSLFCFMPIPVLRSMLSKVVLPGEQGAVFACIACLEVVTGTMSISIFNILYATTVAWFSGFSFLLSAGLCLIPLSVLCWLLCTSWNGEDLALLVPEEVSSLESADS, encoded by the exons ATGAGGAAGGTTCTGTGCGTGGAGCCCGTAATTTTCTGCTACGTGTTTGCGTTTTCCCTGACGACCCCGCTGGTGCAGCAGTTCATCTACCGgcggctgtgggagcaggagtACAACTCCACTTTTATCAGCGACAGCAATGCCAGTCACTGCGAGCAGAATAAGAGCAGCCCGGCTTATATCAAACAGAAG GAAGTCCAAGAAAAAGCCTCTGTTTTTATTATGCAGTTGGACTTAACTagagccattcccagccttATAGTTGCCTTTGTCGTTGTAGCTAATGGGGATCGCCAGGGACACAAAAGGTCTTTAGTTTTACCATCAATGGGAGCTTTGATTTCTAGTATTAGCTTCACTGCAATATCATATTTTTCCTTGTCACTCTCTGTCCTATTTGcatttgcatttatttctggACTGTTTGGGAGTATAGCAACTTTCCTTGGAGGAGGCTTTGCTTACATAGCAGAGGAGTGTCATGatgagaagcagaaaacaaCACGAATAGCTGTAGTGGATTTGATTTTTGGAGTTGTATCTGGATTGGCAGGATTGTCATCTGGCTACTTTCTAAGAGGAATAGGCTTTGCATGGACATTTGTGATAGcatctctgctccatgtcaTTAATATAATCTATATTgtattttttctggaaaatacCATAGGCGTATCTCAATTCCAGCATGAAGCACCAGTATCCTGGAAAGACCTTCTTAGGGAGACATTTTCTGGAGTGTACATGCTTTTTCAAACTGCCCCTtataaaaagagaattttaataATTGTGTTACTTTTTACATTTATGACTTATTTGTTTACTGTGCTGGGTGGGACTTCACTTTTTACACTGTATGAACTGGATGAGCCACTCTGCTGGAATGAAGTATACATTGGATATGGAGCAGCTGCATCCACTTCTGTCTCACTGACCAGCTTTTTAGGAGTTTACTTATTTTCCAAATGTCTCAAAGACATTTATATTGTCTTTATTGGGATGTGTTCTTACATTGGAGGAATGATCATGGCTGCCTTTGCCAAAACTACTCTGCTCATGTTTTTAG TGAGAGTGCCATCTTTGTTCTGCTTTATGCCTATTCCTGTTCTCCGATCCATGCTGTCAAAAGTGGTTCTCCCTGGTGAACAGG GTGCTGTGTTTGCTTGTATTGCCTGTTTAGAagttgtgaccggcacaatgtcaatttcaatttttaatatTCTCTATGCAACTACTGTTGCATGGTTTTCAGGCTTTAGCTTCCTCCTATCAGCAGGCCTTTGTCTAATTCCACTGTCTGTCCTGTG CTGGCTTCTGTGCACAAGCTGGAATGGGGAGGACTTGGCTTTGCTGGTACCCGAAGAAGTATCCAGCTTAGAGAGTGCTGATAGTTGA
- the SLC46A3 gene encoding lysosomal proton-coupled steroid conjugate and bile acid symporter SLC46A3 isoform X2: MEVQEKASVFIMQLDLTRAIPSLIVAFVVVANGDRQGHKRSLVLPSMGALISSISFTAISYFSLSLSVLFAFAFISGLFGSIATFLGGGFAYIAEECHDEKQKTTRIAVVDLIFGVVSGLAGLSSGYFLRGIGFAWTFVIASLLHVINIIYIVFFLENTIGVSQFQHEAPVSWKDLLRETFSGVYMLFQTAPYKKRILIIVLLFTFMTYLFTVLGGTSLFTLYELDEPLCWNEVYIGYGAAASTSVSLTSFLGVYLFSKCLKDIYIVFIGMCSYIGGMIMAAFAKTTLLMFLVRVPSLFCFMPIPVLRSMLSKVVLPGEQGAVFACIACLEVVTGTMSISIFNILYATTVAWFSGFSFLLSAGLCLIPLSVLCWLLCTSWNGEDLALLVPEEVSSLESADS; the protein is encoded by the exons ATG GAAGTCCAAGAAAAAGCCTCTGTTTTTATTATGCAGTTGGACTTAACTagagccattcccagccttATAGTTGCCTTTGTCGTTGTAGCTAATGGGGATCGCCAGGGACACAAAAGGTCTTTAGTTTTACCATCAATGGGAGCTTTGATTTCTAGTATTAGCTTCACTGCAATATCATATTTTTCCTTGTCACTCTCTGTCCTATTTGcatttgcatttatttctggACTGTTTGGGAGTATAGCAACTTTCCTTGGAGGAGGCTTTGCTTACATAGCAGAGGAGTGTCATGatgagaagcagaaaacaaCACGAATAGCTGTAGTGGATTTGATTTTTGGAGTTGTATCTGGATTGGCAGGATTGTCATCTGGCTACTTTCTAAGAGGAATAGGCTTTGCATGGACATTTGTGATAGcatctctgctccatgtcaTTAATATAATCTATATTgtattttttctggaaaatacCATAGGCGTATCTCAATTCCAGCATGAAGCACCAGTATCCTGGAAAGACCTTCTTAGGGAGACATTTTCTGGAGTGTACATGCTTTTTCAAACTGCCCCTtataaaaagagaattttaataATTGTGTTACTTTTTACATTTATGACTTATTTGTTTACTGTGCTGGGTGGGACTTCACTTTTTACACTGTATGAACTGGATGAGCCACTCTGCTGGAATGAAGTATACATTGGATATGGAGCAGCTGCATCCACTTCTGTCTCACTGACCAGCTTTTTAGGAGTTTACTTATTTTCCAAATGTCTCAAAGACATTTATATTGTCTTTATTGGGATGTGTTCTTACATTGGAGGAATGATCATGGCTGCCTTTGCCAAAACTACTCTGCTCATGTTTTTAG TGAGAGTGCCATCTTTGTTCTGCTTTATGCCTATTCCTGTTCTCCGATCCATGCTGTCAAAAGTGGTTCTCCCTGGTGAACAGG GTGCTGTGTTTGCTTGTATTGCCTGTTTAGAagttgtgaccggcacaatgtcaatttcaatttttaatatTCTCTATGCAACTACTGTTGCATGGTTTTCAGGCTTTAGCTTCCTCCTATCAGCAGGCCTTTGTCTAATTCCACTGTCTGTCCTGTG CTGGCTTCTGTGCACAAGCTGGAATGGGGAGGACTTGGCTTTGCTGGTACCCGAAGAAGTATCCAGCTTAGAGAGTGCTGATAGTTGA